TGCCTGTCGTCGATCTCCCGCTCGGGGCCACAGAGGACAGGGTTGTTGGATCCCTGGATGTGGAGCGCGCGATAAAGGAGGGCATCAAGGCGCTGGAGCCCGGGATACTCGCAGCAGCAAACAGGGGCATTCTCTACATAGATGAGGTGAACCTCCTGGACGACCATGTCGCAGATGTTCTTCTCGATGCTGCTGCGATGGGGGTGAACATCGTCGAGAGGGAGGGGGTTTCTGTCGCCCATCCATCGAGGTTCATGCTCGTCGGGACGATGAACCCCGAGGAGGGAGAGCTCCGGCCGCAGCTCCTCGACCGCTTCGGCCTACAGGTCAATGTCGAGGTTATCTCCGATGTTGATCTCAGAGTAGAGATCGCAAAGAGGGCTGAGCGGTTTGAAGCAGATCCGGAGGGATTCGTCTCGGAGTGGAGCGAGGAGCAGAACCTTCTGAGGGAGCGTATACGCAGAGCGAAGCAGATGCTTCCTGATGTCGTTATGGACGATTCTCTCCTAAGGCTCATAGCCCAGACGTGCATCGATATGGGGGTCAGGACTCACAGAGCCGAGATAGTCACCGTCAGAACTTCCAGGACAATAGCTGCTTTCGAGGGGAGGAGTGATGTCACAGAGGAGGATGTGAGGAAGGCGATGATGCTGGCGCTGCCCCACCGCATGAGAAGCAGGCCGTTCGAGCCGCCATCGATGGCTCAGGAGAAGCTCGAGCAGGCGATGGCAAAGCACCAGGAGCAGAAGCATCAGCAGAAACACCAGCACGAGCATCCTGAGCATAAAAGTCATGAGGAGCGTTCCGAGGAGACCGGAGGGCAGGCAGACTCCAGGCCTGAGGAGAGGATCTTCGAGATAGGCTCTCCTATAGATGTGAAACAGCTCAGAAACGCCCTGAGGCGCGACAGGGTTCTGAGGAGAATGCCGAAGGGGAGAAGGGTGAGCAGCCTGAGCATGCGCAGATCCGGCAGGTACCTCAGATCCAGGCTGCCTCTGGAAGGGAGGGACATCGCATTCGATGCCACGATAAGGGCTGCTGCGCCTTACCAGCACATGCGTGAAAGAAGGTTCGCGGTCAGCATCCTCCCCCAGGACATAAGGGAGAAGGAGAGGGTGAGAAAGA
Above is a genomic segment from Methanothrix sp. containing:
- a CDS encoding putative cobaltochelatase, with product MHHLKRRTIPFTSIVGQDMMKLALVLNAINPRIGGVLIRGDKGTAKSTAVRALADLLDEIPIVDGCPFNCNPFREDEMCDICYQRSQNGELQVLMRRMPVVDLPLGATEDRVVGSLDVERAIKEGIKALEPGILAAANRGILYIDEVNLLDDHVADVLLDAAAMGVNIVEREGVSVAHPSRFMLVGTMNPEEGELRPQLLDRFGLQVNVEVISDVDLRVEIAKRAERFEADPEGFVSEWSEEQNLLRERIRRAKQMLPDVVMDDSLLRLIAQTCIDMGVRTHRAEIVTVRTSRTIAAFEGRSDVTEEDVRKAMMLALPHRMRSRPFEPPSMAQEKLEQAMAKHQEQKHQQKHQHEHPEHKSHEERSEETGGQADSRPEERIFEIGSPIDVKQLRNALRRDRVLRRMPKGRRVSSLSMRRSGRYLRSRLPLEGRDIAFDATIRAAAPYQHMRERRFAVSILPQDIREKERVRKTSATVLFVVDASGSMGAMRRMESAKGAVLSLLMESYQKRDRIGMVAFRGNDADLLLPPCSSVDLAMKRLAELPTGGRTPLSAGLSRALRVIQGELMRNREIRPMMVLISDGRANVSQSGDPKKEIVQLAEEARRLGVHTVVIDTEVVGSSFMEMRLGYCRDLAEAAGGKYYPITDITPEALSRIVGQEHMGLFRGS